In Populus alba chromosome 9, ASM523922v2, whole genome shotgun sequence, a genomic segment contains:
- the LOC118035250 gene encoding serine/threonine-protein kinase BSK5: MGGRCSKLSLCWWPSHLKSNLNYPSDLENEELLPGGFREYSLEQLRAATSGFSSDNIVSEHGEKAPNVVYRGKLQEDDRWIAVKRFNKSAWPDSRQFLEEARAVGQLRNERLANLIGCCCEGQERLLVAEFMPNETLSKHLFHWENQPMKWTMRLRVALYLAQALDYCSSKGRALYHDLNAYRILFDQDANPRLSCFGLMKNSRDGKSYSTNLAFTPPEYLRTGRVTPESVVYSFGTLLLDLLSGKHIPPSHALDLIRGKNFLMLMDSCLEGHFSNDDGTELVRLASRCLQYEARERPNAKSLVSALSPLQKETEVPSYILMGIPHGTQSPKETMLLTPLGEACSRLDLTAIHQILEKVGYKDDEGIANELSFQMWTDQIQETLNCKKHGDAAFRTKDFNTAIDCYTQFIDGGTMVSPTVFARRSLCYLISDMPQQALGDTMQAQALSPEWPTAFYLQAATLFSLGMDSDAQETLKDGTYLEAKNHRN, translated from the exons aTGGGAGGTAGGTGCTCCAAGTTATCACTCTGTTGGTGGCCTTCCCATCTCAAGTCAAACCTCAACTACCCCTCTGATCTTG AGAATGAGGAGTTATTGCCTGGTGGGTTTAGAGAGTACAGTTTGGAGCAGCTAAGAGCTGCCACGTCAGGGTTCAGTTCGGACAACATAGTATCAGAGCACGGAGAGAAAGCTCCCAATGTAGTTTACAGAGGGAAGCTTCAAGAAGATGATCGCTGGATTGCTGTAAAACGTTTTAACAAGTCTGCTTGGCCTGATTCTCGCCAATTCCTT GAGGAGGCTAGAGCAGTGGGGCAGTTGAGGAATGAAAGATTGGCCAATTTGATAGGGTGTTGCTGTGAAGGACAGGAGAGGTTACTTGTTGCTGAGTTTATGCCCAATGAGACTCTCTCTAAGCATCTTTTTCATT GGGAGAACCAGCCGATGAAATGGACAATGAGGTTGAGAGTGGCTCTTTATTTAGCTCAAGCTTTGGATTACTGTAGTAGTAAAGGAAGAGCCTTGTACCATGACCTTAATGCTTATAGAATCTTGTTTGACCAG GATGCTAATCCGAGGCTCTCCTGCTTTGGCCTGATGAAGAATAGCAGAGATGGAAAGAGCTATAGTACGAATTTGGCATTCACTCCTCCTGAGTACTTGAGAACTG GAAGAGTGACACCAGAGAGTGTGGTTTATAGCTTTGGCACCCTATTGCTTGATCTTCTCAGTGGAAAACACATCCCCCCGAGCcat GCACTTGACCTTATACGCGGAAAGAATTTTCTGATGCTGATGGACTCTTGCTTGGAGGGTCATTTTTCAAACGATGATGGAACTGAACTGGTGCGTTTAGCTTCGCGTTGTTTACAGTATGAAGCTCGCGAGAGGCCCAATGCAAAGTCTCTTGTCAGTGCTCTCTCTCCTCTTCAAAAGGAAACTGAG GTTCCTTCCTACATTTTGATGGGTATTCCACATGGAACTCAATCCCCAAAGGAAACAATGTTGTTGACACCTCTAGGTGAAGCTTGCTCAAGATTGGATCTTACAGCAATACATCAAATTCTAGAGAAGGTGGGATACAAGGATGATGAGGGAATTGCAAATGAG CTTTCCTTCCAAATGTGGACAGATCAGATACAGGAAACGCTGAATTGTAAGAAACATGGCGATGCTGCTTTTCGAACTAAAGATTTTAACACTGCCATCGATTGTTATACTCAA TTTATTGATGGCGGGACCATGGTATCTCCAACTGTATTTGCTAGACGCAGTCTGTGCTACTTAATAAGTGACATGCCACAGCAAGCTCTTGGAGATACTATGCAAGCTCAAGCACTCTCTCCCGAGTGGCCCACTGCCTTCTATCTTCAAGCTGCTACCCTCTTTAGCCTTGGGATGGACAGTGACGCACAAGAAACTCTAAAAGATGGCACATATTTGGAAGCCAAAAATCATAGAAACTGA
- the LOC118035251 gene encoding mitochondrial import inner membrane translocase subunit TIM10-like: protein MAANNVGLPAGVSKEQAYGMAETEMEYRVELFNRLLNTCFNKCIDKRHKEAELNMGENSCVDRCVSKYWAVNGIIGQMLSAGQRPM from the exons ATGGCTGCCAATAACGTTGGCCTACCAGCTGGTGTCTCCAAAGAACAG GCCTATGGCATGGCTGAGACAGAGATGGAATACAGAGTCGAGCTGTTTAACAG GCTTCTCAATACATGCTTCAACAAGTGCATTGACAAAAG GCACAAGGAGGCTGAGTTAAACATGGGTGAAAATAGTTGTGTTGACAGATGTGTTTCGAAATACTGGGCG GTGAATGGAATCATCGGCCAGATGCTTAGTGCTGGTCAACGTCCAATGTGA
- the LOC118035249 gene encoding uncharacterized protein: MLATHSPPFDRDHHFSGSSSEISLSGEIGAHRNSSVSDCLSEVDLESGGLDMEVHLDNKTQRDCRICHLGLETREQECGVAIELGCSCKGDLGAAHKKCAETWFKIKGNTTCEICGATALGVAGEQTNEAHNASAAVLSAPAAPLILVETRAFWHSRRVMNFLLACMVMAFVISWIFHFKVLT; encoded by the exons ATGCTAGCTACACACTCTCCCCCTTTCGACAGAGACCACCATTTCAGTGGCAGCAGCAGTGAAATCTCACTGTCTGGCGAGATTGGGGCTCATAGGAACTCTTCTGTGTCAGATTGCTTGTCAGAGGTGGATTTAGAGAGTGGAGGTTTGGATATGGAGGTGCATTTGGACAACAAGACTCAGAGAGATTGTAGAATTTGCCACCTGGGTTTGGAGACTAGAGAGCAAGAATGTGGAGTTGCTATTGAGTTAGGGTGTTCTTGTAAGGGTGATTTGGGTGCTGCACACAAGAAATGTGCAGAGACTTGGTTCAAGATCAAGGGTAACAC GACATGTGAGATATGTGGTGCCACTGCACTTGGTGTTGCAGGCGAGCAGACAAATGAGGCACATAACGCTAGTGCGGCGGTCTTATCAGCACCAGCAGCTCCTCTTATCCTCGTGGAGACCCGAGCATTTTGGCATAGCCGCCGCGTTATGAATTTCTTGCTTGCCTGCATGGTGATGGCCTTTGTCATTTCTTGGATCTTTCACTTTAAAGTCCTCACTTGA
- the LOC118035248 gene encoding uncharacterized protein, with protein MGGGSLLTKRAAAATNQTLSLCKRLSPFTILLKTLTSSSSSSSSAASAQNPKHETSLQKRRKKKNLFEVAQFLPHWGVGYHLAKSHWANVSYEITKINLYKDGRHGKAWGIAHKDGLPIADAPKKISGVHKRCWKYIPSLAKSIESKKSSPKSTETAAKTEVQAA; from the exons atggGCGGTGGCAGTCTCCTCACCAAGAGAGCAGCAGCAGCTACAAATCAAACACTAAGCTTATGCAAAAGATTATCACCATTCACCATCTTGCTAAAAACcctaacttcttcttcttcttcttcttcttctgcagCCAGTGCTCAAAACCCTAAACATGAAACATCCTTACAGAAacgaagaaagaagaagaacctCTTCGAGGTGGCTCAGTTCTTGCCTCATTGGGGTGTCGGATACCACTTGGCTAAATCTCATTGGGCCAATGTATCTTACGAGATCACCAAAATCAATCTCTACAAG GATGGTAGGCATGGAAAAGCATGGGGGATAGCTCACAAAGACG GATTACCAATTGCCGATGCTCCCAAGAAAATAAGTGGAGTTCACAAGCGATGCTGGAAGTACATTCCAAGCTTagcaaaatcaattgaaagcaAGAAAAGCTCaccaaaatcaacagaaactgCTGCAAAGACTGAAGTTCAGGCAGCTtaa
- the LOC118035247 gene encoding tubulin beta-2 chain — protein MREILHIQGGQCGNQIGAKFWEVVCAEHGIDSTGRYQGDSPLQLERINVYYNEASCGRFVPRAVLMDLEPGTMDSVRSGPYGQIFRPDNFVFGQSGAGNNWAKGHYTEGAELIDSVLDVVRKEAENCDCLQGFQVCHSLGGGTGSGMGTLLISKIREEYPDRMMLTFSVFPSPKVSDTVVEPYNATLSVHQLVENADECMVLDNEALYDICFRTLKLTTPSFGDLNHLISATMSGVTCCLRFPGQLNSDLRKLAVNLIPFPRLHFFMVGFAPLTSRGSQQYRALTVPELTQQMWDSKNMMCAADPRHGRYLTASAMFRGKMSTKEVDEQMLNVQNKNSSYFVEWIPNNVKSTVCDIPPTGLQMASTFIGNSTSIQEMFRRVSEQFTAMFRRKAFLHWYTGEGMDEMEFTEAESNMNDLVSEYQQYQDATADEEGEYEEEEEGDEYQQDYQ, from the exons ATGCGTGAGATCCTTCACATTCAAGGCGGGCAATGCGGCAACCAAATAGGAGCCAAGTTCTGGGAAGTCGTTTGTGCAGAACACGGCATAGACTCCACCGGCCGTTACCAAGGCGACTCCCCTCTCCAGCTTGAAAGAATCAATGTCTATTACAATGAAGCTAGTTGCGGTCGGTTTGTTCCTCGTGCTGTCCTCATGGATTTGGAGCCTGGAACCATGGACAGCGTCAGATCTGGTCCCTACGGTCAGATCTTCAGACCTGACAACTTCGTTTTCGGCCAATCTGGTGCTGGAAACAACTGGGCCAAGGGTCATTACACTGAAGGCGCTGAACTCATCGATTCTGTCCTCGATGTTGTTCGAAAAGAAGCCGAGAATTGTGACTGCTTGCAAG GGTTTCAAGTGTGTCATTCACTTGGAGGTGGAACCGGGTCTGGAATGGGAACCCTATTGATATCGAAGATTAGAGAAGAATACCCAGATAGAATGATGTTGACATTCTCTGTGTTTCCTTCTCCAAAGGTGTCTGATACAGTTGTTGAGCCTTATAATGCTACTTTGTCTGTTCATCAACTTGTCGAGAATGCTGACGAGTGTATGGTTCTCGATAACGAGGCCTTGTATGATATCTGTTTCAGGACTCTGAAACTCACCACTCCTAGCT TTGGTGACTTGAATCATCTGATATCTGCAACAATGTCTGGGGTTACATGCTGCTTGAGGTTCCCTGGTCAGTTGAACTCTGACCTGAGAAAACTTGCAGTGAACTTGATACCGTTCCCTCGTCTTCACTTTTTCATGGTGGGTTTTGCACCACTCACATCCCGTGGCTCGCAGCAGTACAGAGCTTTGACAGTTCCAGAACTCACTCAACAAATGTGGGATTCGAAGAACATGATGTGTGCGGCTGATCCTCGACATGGACGCTATCTAACAGCATCAGCCATGTTCCGTGGCAAGATGAGTACAAAAGAAGTAGATGAGCAGATGCTGAACGTGCAGAACAAGAACTCTTCTTACTTTGTTGAGTGGATTCCAAACAATGTAAAGTCAACTGTGTGTGATATCCCGCCTACTGGTCTTCAGATGGCATCCACATTTATTGGCAATTCAACATCTATACAGGAGATGTTTAGGAGGGTTAGTGAGCAATTTACTGCCATGTTTAGGAGGAAGGCTTTCTTGCATTGGTATACTGGGGAAGGAATGGATGAGATGGAGTTCACTGAGGCAGAGAGTAACATGAATGATCTGGTTTCTGAATATCAACAATACCAAGATGCAACAGCTGACGAGGAAGGAGAAtacgaggaggaggaggaaggagaTGAATATCAGCAAGACTATCAGTag